The DNA region aaatttaatcactcttattaaaagcatatcaaacattaaatataatatcatgcatCTTATTTGTCCTTgacttatttttatattatatatcacatgtttatcctatcatgtgtaccaaactatgtcATAGTGTCTGTCTTATACAAATTTATAGGAATGTtgtttttggtaaattttttaCCAATAAATAAGTGATTTATTCCAGATATTCTTCACGTAACTACAAAAAATAATAGATCAAATATGAGactttcaataaaaaaaaaacatttgaatGATAATATAAGATATAATTATGTTCACTatgaaatatattcaaattcAACGTTAGTTTCCCCTACAAAGCATGAGGTGGACCTTGACTCTTTCAACATTATTTCATTCTGTCAACTTCAAAATCGTCGCTTACAGACCTCGTGAAATTGAAACTTTTCTACgattcaaaaaaatataaaaattgaaaCGCGACTTTTACGTTGAAAGTAAAATAATCGTGCCTTGACGATTTCAAAATGTTCGATGATTTTGCTACTGGGATAGTTATTtggtcatatatatatatatatatatatatatatatatatatatatatatatatatatatacatatatataaagaatCTAGCCAGCatagacaaaaaaaaaacattaacatTTTGTTCTCAATTACCCGCGTAACATAGGATGGACACGTGGTTAGATCTAATTTGGATCATACATGGATAGTAGTTGGAGTTGGCGGCTCTCTCACGTCCCTCATCCGAGATCCTTGATGAAGAGGATCAAGTTTGACATTTCTTTCACAAAATTGTCgcttattttcaatattatcTTTTCTAATTATACTATGATCTTCACTAATTTCTACGATTATAATATGActcttattttaatataaatcgaATTAATAAGAAAAAAGATTATACACGCACACAACGCATGCGTAAGTACATCGATTTTGTATTATAGTTGTCGTTTTACAGTTTACCTGGATCCTAGCTAGGGTTAAATATTTTAGGCTTGTTCGTTTATTTGggtaaaataaaatatacaattAGTGAACCAAGATATCAAGAGCGTGGTTGAAATGAGGAACGGGTCAATGTGAATTCAtacacgaaatatttttaaaatataaattttaccaTTTAAAACGCATTAATGGGCTATTGAATACTTGATTTGTATATACCTTATAATActtgatttttataaattaatttcgaCCCTATATCTTAtctgataaaaataaataaagaataatCCATCATAAatgttaaatataattattaaataattaatttgacgACTAATTTTCTATGACATGGAAACTCACAGCCGCTACCATTCGGTGCACACTGGGCAAACTTCGAAACAATTGCAATGGACTACAAAGCACGTTAGTCAAGTAAACCATTGGACAAACCTCGTGTGACAAGCTCGCTCGATAAAGTGTTGATAGTAGAAATTGAACTCATGACTATTGGTCAAATGTTCATCCATTGTACCAACTCGGACATCCTTAGGCTTCTTAGTTTGACAATTTTGTTACACGAGAAGTTGAACTATTATTATTCTGTTAAAATTAATAGAACTAAGCTGCGTCCAAGTTTCCAAGTTCCATGTTCTGTTGAAATCTAAATAATCTACTTTCTAttctaaatattatatatagtaATGTAAACTAATACTACATATATAGTTTCGATATCATGCATATCTCTATGTCTATCAATAAGATGACACTCATATATTATATGAATGAATAATTTGGATATATTTCATTACATTCAATATATGAATGTCACCTTATTAGTAGGCATATAAGTGAACATGACGAgtgtatatattaaaaaaactaaataCCTTTGATATACGCGTCCCAAGATTTCTTTTTGACCGTATTTCTTCCAAGTGAAACCATCTTCGGGTGGAGTATCCGAGTTACCGTGAGGAGCAGCTATCCTTTTCACTACTCTGTCTGGTTCATTCTTCCTGTGGTTTAATTGAGTAAAATATTAGGGAAAAAACTTAGGAAAAAAAtcctatattattttcaaatattcttTCTATAAATTTTTACAATTTGTAGACTCTATAAATATCTATAAATAGATATCTGATTTTCATCTGTCCCGAAGTCTTCTTATAGTTTGTGATTGCATGCATGTTTGCTActaataatatatacatgcaatAAAAACCGTCAGGGAATCATATGCAAGTTACAAATTTTTTCCTCTAAAATTTtgggtaaaaacttgtgtgagacgatcttacaggtcttattttgtgagacatatctcttatttgggtcatccatgaaaaaatattacttttcattgtgaatatcggtagggttaacaCGTCTCATAGATAACGATTTTGTTATGAAAATGATTGTAAATAACTTTCATTACAaagataatattatataatttccAACAAATAATGCTGCATGCAGCTTAAACTTTAGCAAAAAACTTTTAAATGTATTAaactaaaatcataattttttttgtaaagagACGTGTATATACCTAAGGGAGGATAGGTAcgttttaaatataattttataaaggaAGTGAATATAAATAATCGAATAAAACCATGCAGGATTATTCATATTTTGGAAAAATTAAGGTTTCTCACCTCGATCCCTGTCTCTGAGAAGAGGTGGCTGCGCTGAAATCCAGTGTAGTCTCACCGCCAATTCCTCCACTCGAACCACCAGTAATATCCCCTCCAACGCCGCCGTGCATTTCACCGATCATCAACTCCAAGCCCAGCTGCCGCCGCTGCCACTCATCATGAAGGAACATTCCTTTGATCATTTCACTTCTCTCCGGCACGTCATCGAGGCGTTTAACATACGCGCTTCCACCTTCTGGGATTGCAGCTTGAGCATCAAGCGAAGCCATTGAATGCTCTCGAGTTCCCCCTCCAATCTCGAACCCATGCAGCTCTTGAACACCCATTTGTCCCACATAAAGGACTCTTTCCTTCACATTGCTGAACACAGAGACTATTTCTTCACAAGATTTCACCAGAATATCTGGTTGGTTTACTAAAATTGGCAAGTTCTGTTCAAGAACTGTAGCCAAATGACACCCATGTAAAACCATTGATTTTAAGCTATCGTCCATCTGCAGTACTTTTGATTAATCTTTTTTCTCTTTGTTGTTATTTTCTCTCTGTATTTGGATTTGAAAAACATATCTGGGATCGAGTGTATAAATAATATGAGAGGGAAAAAGGGTCCACGCAGTGTGCTTCTGGGTTACTGCCTCAGGAAATTGAACCAAATATTCAAAGTATTCACATGTGTTCAATACGC from Primulina tabacum isolate GXHZ01 chromosome 14, ASM2559414v2, whole genome shotgun sequence includes:
- the LOC142524897 gene encoding WRKY transcription factor 55-like; the encoded protein is MDDSLKSMVLHGCHLATVLEQNLPILVNQPDILVKSCEEIVSVFSNVKERVLYVGQMGVQELHGFEIGGGTREHSMASLDAQAAIPEGGSAYVKRLDDVPERSEMIKGMFLHDEWQRRQLGLELMIGEMHGGVGGDITGGSSGGIGGETTLDFSAATSSQRQGSRKNEPDRVVKRIAAPHGNSDTPPEDGFTWKKYGQKEILGRVYQRNYYICTHHKLHNCPAKKQVQRLDHEPFIFEVTYRNNHTCRVSSAATPVLIPPSTIAPPPPFPTSLVSMNIFHHLGGHVPATSSGMEAGSRGGSGQFNDFQAVADMADAMFNSGSSSTNSMDLIFSSMDEYHKWDSAEEKKD